From Candidatus Dadabacteria bacterium, one genomic window encodes:
- the dnaE gene encoding DNA polymerase III subunit alpha has protein sequence MKNGFVHLHLHSQYSLLDGAIKFEDLVDRVSELNMNAVAITDHGNLFGAYDFYREAKKKGVKPIIGCEIYVTPTLKLDKPSDGKNFHLTVLCMNATGYKNLSNLVTRGYFEGLYRRPRVDHEMLSQHNEGLIVLSGCMSSELSQSIFKRTKETPEDVISTYREIFGDRYYLEVQATGVKEQERINKDLKKLGKHFDIPLVATNDCHFLRRSDHGPHDVLLCIQTGKTVDDQGRMRFPGDGFYLKTREEMEKTLKGFSDALDRTVEIAARCDFDFEDEGYRFPKFGPDGEPEKLLRSLASEKMGARLAARGISGADAEPYAGRLDYELGEICRMGFADYFLVVADFVEYAKKNGIPVGPGRGSAAGSLAAYALGITDVDPVAHNLIFERFLNPGRVSMPDIDIDFCAEGRDRVIEYVSEKYGRENVVQIGTFGKMSSKAVVRDVGRVMGIPYGEVDKVSKLIPSFRGKVFSIEEALKKTPELKKMVDGSDTLTKMIEFAKPLENMVRHASTHAAGVVIASEKISDRIPLYKGANGETVTQFDMGAIESLGYVKFDFLGLKTLTIINKATALIKSAGNGSTPSLDIDFMPLDDPRVYELFASGNTHGLFQIESGSGMVSMLRKLKPERFEDIVAALALYRPGPLDSGMVEDFIRRKNGRARVSYPHPLLEEVLGETHGLFVYQEQIMSTASVCANYTLSDADLMRRAMGKKKPEEMKAQREKFVSGALENGIDKNKAAELFDIMEKFAGYSFNKSHSAAYALVTYQTAYLKARHPAEFMSALMTVDSSNNDKIIAHITECRRMGIKVLPPDVNESMSGFTPVGRDAIRFGLSALKNMGDEVVDAIIGARAEGAFTGLFDFCSRVQSKRINRKAFEMMIKSGALDSLEGNRAKLFESLDTVVSYYMLKQSDGPDGQGSLFSSEESEVFTPELPEAEPWDERRVSECELESLGMFVSSHPMMRYEDRLKMIKSHSDTARFHGLADKKDTSIAGVVRSVSIKTTKSGTGLFARVEIEDLKGSVECVAFNDAVRKSRTLLEQKIEPVVLTGTVESSDDKRQMKVRDILTVSEFLAKASLVNISIDSGVALPENLVRLENIMKQHGGESKVTINLDAGGKTVSIEVGKYGVSPSPDFVSEVEGLLGEKSLSLEVV, from the coding sequence ATGAAAAACGGTTTCGTTCATCTTCACCTCCACTCCCAGTATTCGCTGCTTGACGGCGCTATAAAGTTTGAAGACCTTGTTGACAGGGTGAGCGAACTCAATATGAACGCGGTCGCCATCACAGACCACGGCAACCTGTTCGGCGCTTACGATTTTTACCGCGAAGCGAAAAAAAAAGGCGTCAAACCCATCATCGGCTGTGAGATATACGTAACCCCCACACTCAAACTGGACAAACCGTCAGACGGGAAAAACTTCCACCTGACCGTCCTGTGCATGAACGCGACCGGATATAAAAACCTCTCCAATCTGGTTACCCGCGGATACTTTGAGGGCCTCTACAGACGCCCGAGGGTTGACCATGAAATGCTCAGCCAGCACAACGAGGGGCTCATTGTGCTCAGCGGCTGCATGAGCAGCGAGTTGTCGCAGTCCATATTCAAACGCACCAAAGAGACGCCGGAAGACGTCATTTCAACATACCGGGAAATATTCGGCGACAGATACTACCTTGAGGTTCAGGCGACCGGCGTCAAAGAACAGGAGCGCATAAACAAAGACCTCAAAAAACTCGGCAAACATTTTGACATTCCCCTTGTCGCCACAAACGACTGCCACTTCCTGCGCCGCTCGGACCACGGGCCGCACGATGTGCTTCTGTGCATACAGACCGGCAAGACGGTGGACGACCAGGGCAGAATGAGATTTCCCGGAGACGGCTTTTATCTGAAAACAAGAGAGGAGATGGAAAAAACCTTAAAGGGCTTTTCCGACGCGCTGGACAGGACGGTTGAGATAGCGGCCAGATGCGACTTTGATTTTGAGGATGAGGGCTACCGGTTTCCGAAGTTCGGCCCGGACGGAGAGCCGGAGAAACTGCTGCGCTCGCTTGCCTCCGAAAAGATGGGGGCGCGGCTTGCCGCGCGGGGCATATCGGGCGCAGACGCCGAACCCTACGCCGGGCGGCTTGACTATGAACTGGGCGAAATATGCCGGATGGGCTTTGCCGACTACTTTCTTGTGGTTGCGGATTTTGTTGAATACGCCAAGAAAAACGGCATTCCGGTGGGCCCCGGCAGGGGAAGCGCGGCGGGAAGCCTCGCGGCATACGCGCTGGGAATAACCGATGTTGACCCTGTGGCTCACAACCTGATCTTTGAGCGATTCCTCAATCCGGGAAGGGTCTCAATGCCGGACATAGACATAGATTTCTGCGCCGAGGGGCGCGACAGGGTCATAGAGTATGTGAGCGAAAAATACGGCCGGGAGAATGTGGTTCAGATAGGCACTTTTGGAAAGATGTCGTCAAAGGCGGTCGTGCGAGACGTGGGCAGGGTCATGGGCATTCCCTACGGGGAGGTGGACAAGGTTTCCAAACTGATACCGTCTTTCCGGGGCAAGGTGTTCAGCATAGAGGAGGCGCTCAAAAAAACCCCCGAACTCAAAAAGATGGTGGACGGCTCCGACACGCTCACAAAGATGATTGAGTTTGCAAAGCCCCTTGAAAACATGGTGCGCCACGCATCCACTCACGCCGCGGGCGTTGTCATAGCGAGTGAAAAGATTTCCGACCGCATTCCCCTTTACAAAGGGGCGAACGGCGAGACGGTAACCCAGTTTGACATGGGCGCGATTGAAAGCCTCGGATATGTGAAATTTGATTTTCTGGGGCTGAAAACCCTCACCATCATCAACAAGGCGACCGCCCTGATAAAGAGCGCAGGCAACGGCTCAACCCCCAGTCTGGACATAGACTTTATGCCCCTTGACGACCCGCGGGTGTATGAACTGTTCGCAAGCGGAAACACGCACGGACTGTTCCAGATAGAGTCCGGTTCGGGAATGGTTTCCATGCTCCGCAAACTGAAGCCGGAGAGGTTTGAAGACATTGTCGCCGCGCTCGCCCTCTACAGGCCCGGCCCCCTTGACAGCGGAATGGTTGAGGACTTCATCCGGCGGAAAAACGGCAGGGCGCGCGTCTCTTATCCGCATCCGCTTCTGGAGGAGGTGCTGGGAGAAACCCACGGACTGTTCGTTTATCAGGAGCAGATAATGAGCACCGCCAGCGTCTGCGCCAACTACACCCTTTCGGACGCCGACCTGATGAGAAGGGCGATGGGCAAGAAAAAGCCCGAGGAAATGAAGGCGCAGAGGGAAAAGTTTGTTTCCGGCGCGCTGGAAAACGGCATAGACAAAAACAAGGCCGCCGAACTGTTTGACATAATGGAGAAGTTTGCCGGCTACTCGTTCAACAAGAGCCACAGCGCGGCATACGCGCTGGTAACATACCAGACCGCCTACCTGAAGGCGCGCCATCCGGCTGAATTCATGTCCGCCCTGATGACGGTTGATTCCTCCAACAACGACAAGATAATCGCCCACATAACCGAGTGCAGAAGAATGGGAATCAAGGTGCTTCCGCCCGATGTCAACGAGAGCATGTCGGGGTTCACCCCGGTCGGTCGGGACGCCATAAGATTCGGGCTCTCCGCGCTGAAAAACATGGGAGACGAGGTTGTGGACGCAATAATCGGGGCGCGCGCCGAGGGGGCGTTCACCGGCCTTTTTGACTTTTGCTCGCGGGTTCAGTCCAAGCGGATAAACCGGAAAGCGTTTGAGATGATGATAAAGAGCGGCGCGCTGGACTCACTTGAGGGCAACAGGGCGAAACTGTTTGAATCTCTGGACACGGTGGTTTCCTACTACATGCTCAAGCAGTCGGACGGCCCCGACGGGCAGGGCTCGCTTTTCTCCTCCGAAGAGAGCGAGGTGTTCACCCCGGAGTTGCCCGAAGCGGAGCCGTGGGACGAGCGGCGGGTTTCGGAATGCGAGCTTGAGTCTCTGGGGATGTTTGTTTCAAGCCACCCCATGATGAGGTATGAAGACCGCCTGAAGATGATCAAATCCCACTCGGACACCGCCCGTTTTCACGGCCTTGCCGACAAGAAAGACACATCAATCGCGGGCGTGGTGCGGTCGGTTTCCATAAAGACGACCAAGTCCGGCACGGGGCTGTTCGCAAGGGTTGAGATTGAAGACCTGAAGGGCTCCGTTGAGTGCGTGGCGTTCAATGACGCGGTGCGCAAAAGCCGCACTTTGCTTGAGCAGAAGATAGAGCCGGTGGTTCTTACGGGAACTGTTGAGAGTTCGGACGACAAGAGGCAGATGAAGGTGAGAGACATACTGACGGTTTCCGAATTTCTTGCGAAGGCGTCTCTGGTTAACATCTCAATAGACTCCGGGGTCGCGCTGCCGGAGAATCTGGTAAGGCTGGAAAACATAATGAAACAGCACGGCGGCGAATCAAAAGTAACCATCAACCTTGACGCCGGAGGCAAGACGGTCTCCATAGAGGTCGGCAAATACGGCGTTTCCCCCTCGCCTGATTTTGTGAGCGAGG
- a CDS encoding ATP-binding protein, which produces MQNPAQKPIERTVFLRRIEDYFKSHPMVGILGPRQCGKTTLARDYIATLTGEAVHYFDLEDPDHLNRLQDPKMALEPLEGLIVIDEIQRLPEIYPVLRVLIDRRPQGQRYLILGSASRDLLRQTSESLAGRIIYLELPPFTVFETGEARRLWLRGGFPPAYLAVDDAACIAWRKAYITAFLERDLPALGIDLTGNTMRRFWMMLTHWHGNIFNASEFARSLDVSSPTIKRYLDILEGSFMVRVLQPWYANIRKRQVKSPKVYCRDSGLMHALLGLPDEAGLLAHPGLGASWEGFALEQTIRIYGADASECFFWRSHADAELDLLLAQGDRKTAFEFKHTSTPKITRSMNVAMEELELDEILIVYPGADEYPLGDNVRVTNLQRLCAKG; this is translated from the coding sequence ATGCAGAACCCGGCGCAAAAACCAATAGAGAGAACCGTCTTTTTAAGGCGGATTGAAGACTATTTCAAGAGCCACCCCATGGTTGGTATTCTCGGCCCCCGGCAGTGTGGCAAGACCACTCTGGCGCGGGACTACATTGCAACCCTGACCGGCGAAGCGGTTCACTACTTTGATCTGGAAGACCCTGACCACCTGAACCGTCTGCAAGACCCCAAGATGGCGCTGGAACCGCTTGAGGGGCTGATTGTGATTGATGAGATCCAGCGTTTGCCGGAGATATATCCGGTGTTGAGGGTGCTGATAGACCGCCGTCCGCAAGGGCAGCGATACCTGATACTGGGCAGCGCTTCGCGGGACCTGTTGCGGCAGACTTCGGAATCCCTTGCCGGGCGCATTATCTATCTGGAACTGCCGCCGTTCACGGTTTTTGAAACCGGAGAGGCGCGGCGCCTGTGGTTGCGGGGCGGCTTTCCTCCGGCGTATCTGGCGGTGGACGATGCCGCCTGTATAGCTTGGCGAAAAGCCTACATAACTGCTTTTCTGGAGCGGGATTTGCCCGCTCTGGGCATTGACCTGACAGGCAACACCATGCGGCGTTTCTGGATGATGCTGACCCACTGGCACGGAAACATATTTAACGCTTCCGAATTCGCCCGTTCGCTGGATGTGTCTTCACCTACGATAAAACGTTATCTGGACATTCTGGAGGGCTCTTTCATGGTGCGTGTTCTGCAGCCATGGTATGCCAACATCCGCAAACGTCAGGTCAAGTCGCCAAAAGTGTATTGCCGCGACTCCGGTCTCATGCACGCCCTGCTTGGCTTGCCGGATGAAGCCGGACTGCTGGCGCACCCCGGGCTCGGTGCGTCATGGGAGGGGTTCGCGCTTGAGCAAACCATACGGATTTACGGCGCTGACGCTTCGGAGTGTTTCTTTTGGCGCTCTCATGCCGATGCGGAACTGGACTTGTTGCTGGCGCAGGGAGACAGGAAAACCGCTTTTGAATTCAAGCACACATCAACGCCGAAAATTACCCGTTCCATGAATGTGGCGATGGAGGAACTGGAACTTGACGAGATACTTATAGT